The Salvelinus alpinus chromosome 28, SLU_Salpinus.1, whole genome shotgun sequence genome includes a window with the following:
- the LOC139557626 gene encoding cerebellin-4-like: MVLLRLLYKVMVNSLVLMFSLALISEFVGAQNDTEPVVLEGKCLVVCDSNPTTDWKGSSSPLGISVRAANSKVAFSAVRSNNHEPSEMSNKTRIIYFDQVLVNIGNYFTLESVFLSPRKGIYSFNFHVIKVYQSQTIQVNLMLNGKPVISAFAGDKDVTREAATNGVLLFLDKEDKVYLKLEKGNLVGGWQYSTFSGFLVFSL; the protein is encoded by the exons ATGGTGCTGTTACGGTTGTTGTACAAGGTGATGGTAAACTCTCTTGTTCTTATGTTCAGTTTGGCGTTGATCTCTGAGTTTGTGGGAGCTCAGAATGACACGGAGCCTGTAGTCCTGGAGGGCAAATGTCTTGTGGTTTGCGACTCTAATCCGACTACGGATTGGAAGGGCTCGTCCTCTCCTCTTGGCATTTCGGTACGTGCGGCAAACTCCAAGGTCGCTTTTTCTGCGGTCCGGAGCAACAATCACGAACCGTCGGAGATGAGCAATAAAACAAGAATCATATACTTCGACCAA GTTCTTGTGAATATAGGCAACTATTTCACATTGGAGTCAGTGTTTTTGTCACCCAGAAAAGGGATCTACAGTTTTAATTTTCACGTTATAAAAGTGTACCAGAGCCAGACTATACAG gtgaactTAATGTTGAATGGTAAACCTGTCATCTCAGCTTTTGCGGGTGACAAAGACGTAACTCGAGAGGCAGCCACCAATGGAGTTCTGCTCTTTTTGGATAAAGAGGACAAGGTCTACCTTAAACTGGAAAAGGGGAATCTAGTTGGCGGATGGCAATACTCTACGTTCTCTGGTTTCCTTGTTTTCTCtctgtaa